In Impatiens glandulifera unplaced genomic scaffold, dImpGla2.1, whole genome shotgun sequence, one genomic interval encodes:
- the LOC124917803 gene encoding O-fucosyltransferase 11-like translates to MCIGPFYSVVVHPNPLPGSVYRSQELFQRLWNDIQSENSSTIQLESVWRYKRRKLKEEKLCPKMNTEMTFGNGTNGRYLVVEVNGGLNQQRSAICNAVAVAALLDAILVIPRLEFHNVWRDPSVFSDVYDESHFIELLDGLVKVVHDLPEELMEVYDSNISNIPTTRVHAWATAKYYLEEVKPILNKQQVIRIAPFANRLAMKVPPHIQLLRCHANYKALRFSPKISTLAKRIVSKMMEKSSSKSGNYISIHLRFEEDMVAFSCCVYNGGEAEKSAMDSIREKGWGNKFKRKDRVFSPGLNRVDGKCPMTPLEVGMMLRGMGFGNDTPVYLASGKIYQEELYLAPLKKMFPLLQSKESLTSTDELASFEGYSSRLAALDYMVCLSSEVFVTTQGGNFPHFLMGHRRFLFNGHAKTIKPDKSKLVLLFQDMNISWNGFKDELGKMLDESDRKGIMVSRVGKSNRKGSVFSNPLPECKCLWESRNSSSQLDEI, encoded by the exons ATGTGCATCGGTCCTTTCTACTCCGTAGTAGTGCACCCTAATCCTTTGCCCGGTTCAGTCTACCGGAGCCAGGAACTCTTCCAGAGACTCTGGAACGATATTCAGTCGGAAAATTCCTCTACCATTCAG ttaGAGTCTGTTTGGAGATACAAGAGGAGAAAGCTGAAGGAAGAAAAGCTATGTCCAAAGATGAATACTGAAATGACTTTTG GCAATGGCACGAATGGGCGTTATTTGGTTGTTGAAGTCAACGGTGGCCTCAATCAACAACGCTCAgct ATATGTAATGCTGTGGCTGTTGCTGCGCTTCTAGACGCGATATTAGTCATCCCTCGTCTCGAGTTCCATAATGTTTGGAGGGATCCAAG TGTGTTTAGTGATGTTTATGACGAGAGTCACTTCATAGAACTTCTGGATGGTTTGGTTAAAGTGGTTCATGATCTACCTGAGGAACTAATGGAAGTATATGATTCTAATATCAGCAACATACCAACTACACGTGTCCACGCTTGGGCTACAGCCAAATATTATCTTGAAGAAGTCAAGCCTATCCTCAATAAGCAGCA GGTTATCAGAATTGCTCCTTTTGCTAATAGATTGGCAATGAAGGTTCCACCCCATATTCAGCTTCTAAGATGCCATGCAAATTACAAGGCATTGAGATTCTCTCCTAAAATATCTACACTTGCTAAGAGAATAGTTAGTAAAATGATGGAGAAGAGCTCGAGTAAGAGTGGCAATTACATCTCAATTCACCTTCGATTTGAGGAG gatatGGTAGCTTTCTCATGTTGTGTATACAATGGAGGAGAGGCTGAAAAATCTGCTATGGACTCAATAAGAGAAAAGGGTTGGGGAAACAAATTCAAACGCAAAGACCGGGTCTTTTCTCCTGGTTTGAATCGGGTTGATGGAAAATGTCCTATGACTCCTTTGGAG GTTGGAATGATGCTTCGGGGTATGGGATTTGGAAATGACACTCCTGTTTATTTAGCTTCAGGGAAAATTTATCAAGAAGAACTATATTTGGCTCCTTTGAAGAAAATGTTTCCTTTGCTTCAGTCCAAGGAATCACTAACCTCCACTGACGAACTTGCTTCATTTGAG GGTTATTCCTCTAGATTGGCCGCATTAGACTACATGGTGTGTTTATCTAGCGAGGTATTTGTTACCACACAAGGCGGCAACTTTCCACATTTCCTTATGGGCCACCGAAGGTTCCTATTCAATGGACACGCAAAGACTATCAAGCCTGATAAAAGCAAGCTTGTTCTTTTGTTTCAGGACATGAACATCAG ttGGAATGGTTTCAAGGATGAGTTGGGAAAGATGCTAGATGAAAGTGATCGAAAAGGAATAATGGTGTCTCGAGTTGGTAAGAGCAATAGAAAAGGTTCTGTTTTCTCGAATCCCTTGCCTGAATGTAAATGCCTATGGGAATCAAGAAATTCTTCATCCCAATTGGATGAGATATAG